AAGTTCTGATCCCATTGAATGGCTGAGAATAGCCCAGGCTGGCTGACGTGGTGCACAAAGTAGCCGTGCAGGGAGGTCCGCTCCCGCAGTGGCGGGAAGCACGCAGACACATCCATGTCACCCAGCGCAGCCTTGACGCTTGCGGTAGCTACGTCAGCCCCAACTGTGTATTTCATCAGCTCGGGCAGGAAGTTGCCGCCCGATCGAGGGCCTACCTCCATGAGATACACGTTGTTTTCGCTGCCGATCCGGACTTCTATGTTCAGGGCACCGTTCGCAAATCCGCAGGACTCCAGTACGCGCGAGAGCTGCTCCCTGATACGGTCATAGCACTGGTCCCACAGCACCGACGGGAACACTCCGCCAATGGGGACCAACCCGGAACCGCTGACGTTCAACTCGTGGTCGCCGATGTCCAGCATGACGACATCGCCATCAAGGATGAAGGCCTCGCCGACAATCTGAGCGTGGTCGCTCTTGACGTACTCCTCGACTATTACCTCACCGTTCCTGCCAGACCTACACGCAAATTCGACCGCTCCCGTCAGCGCGCTCTCGTTGCGAGCTATCGAAACGCCCCTGCTGCCCGAGGAGTCCGTGGGCTTTACCACCACCGGGAAGTCAAATGGGACTTCGATGCGCGACGTATCTCTGCTGGGCCGCAGCACCGTGAACTCCGGGTGCGGGATCTGCAACTTTCTCTGCAGCCGTCGATATTCTGACTTTAGGCCCAACTTCTTCACGGATGCCACGCTGTTGCCCGGCAAACCGAGTCTCTCAGCGACTTCGGCAGCGGGAATAGCGGCAGGGTCAGAAGCGTACGCCAGTATGCCATCTACACCATGCTGCCTGGCGACTTTCTCAACGCCCTCGATGTCCGTCGTGCTCACGTTCTCGTAGGCATCGGCCAGTCTGTGCCCCGGGTTGTCGGGTCTGTTGTCGCAGGTGATGACGGCACAGCCCAGTCGCTTCGCGCTCTCAATCACCGGGATTTGAAAGCTCGTCCCGGCCAGCACCAGGATTCTCCTATTCACTCACCATCTCACGCGTGACTTCAACGGAACCTATGACAGGGCCCAAGTAGAC
This sequence is a window from bacterium. Protein-coding genes within it:
- a CDS encoding ATP-grasp domain-containing protein gives rise to the protein MNRRILVLAGTSFQIPVIESAKRLGCAVITCDNRPDNPGHRLADAYENVSTTDIEGVEKVARQHGVDGILAYASDPAAIPAAEVAERLGLPGNSVASVKKLGLKSEYRRLQRKLQIPHPEFTVLRPSRDTSRIEVPFDFPVVVKPTDSSGSRGVSIARNESALTGAVEFACRSGRNGEVIVEEYVKSDHAQIVGEAFILDGDVVMLDIGDHELNVSGSGLVPIGGVFPSVLWDQCYDRIREQLSRVLESCGFANGALNIEVRIGSENNVYLMEVGPRSGGNFLPELMKYTVGADVATASVKAALGDMDVSACFPPLRERTSLHGYFVHHVSQPGLFSAIQWDQNFSANHVVAEFVFKREGEPVPRFSNSGDLLGVVLLRFGDRASARSFFADPSAVVSYHIPESARGQHYDR